The Parambassis ranga chromosome 14, fParRan2.1, whole genome shotgun sequence genome includes a window with the following:
- the LOC114446516 gene encoding olfactory receptor 1-like: MGPAERSSTMFNATFVRPAKFYISGFSNMSHVKYFYVFLCFVYIMTVIGNVFLLVVICLVKSLHTPKFMIVCNLAFTDLCGSTALIPKVLDTFLFDRRYIVYEACLSYMYFVSIFGSVQSWTLVTMAFDRFIAICFPLRYHSIVTKKLIVSMLLFVWIFLSGTIALVVGLINRLSFCGSLVIQSFYCDHGVVYRLACNDRSLNHIVALHVIAMLLVMPLILITVSYICISVALSRIASGEERLRALKTCTAHLLLVALFFLPFLGTNVASVFTSIHPNARIMNSTLTHTIPALLNPIVYSLKTEEVMSAIRKLRKRNKAYLLKEIPNPRIFAQRRWSTISGVNATVLIMEQRAA; encoded by the exons ATGGGTCCAGCAGAGAGATCCTCTACCATGTTTAATGCTACATTTGTTCGTCCTGCTAAATTCTACATCAGTGGGTTTTCTAACATGTCTCATGTGAAGTATTTCTACGtcttcttgtgttttgtctACATCATGACTGTGATTGGgaatgtttttctgcttgtggtTATCTGCCTGGTAAAGAGTCTTCATACTCCTAAATTCATGATTGTGTGTAACTTGGCTTTTACAGATCTGTGTGGCAGCACTGCTCTCATCCCAAAAGTCTtagacacatttctgtttgacaGGAGATACATTGTCTATGAGGCTTGTTTGAGTTATATGTACTTTGTTTCAATTTTTGGAAGTGTGCAGTCATGGACACTCGTCACTATGGCCTTTGACAGATTTATAGCaatttgttttcctttaagGTACCATAGTATTGTGACTAAAAAACTTATAGTTTCtatgcttctctttgtttggaTCTTCTTGTCAGGTACAATAGCATTAGTGGTTGGGCTTATTAATCGCCTCTCTTTCTGTGGATCTTTGGTTATACAAAGCTTTTACTGTGATCATGGAGTAGTATATCGCCTAGCCTGTAATGATAGATCTTTAAACCACATAGTAGCACTCCATGTTATTGCTATGCTCCTCGTCATGCCTCTTATATTGATCACAGTTTCATATATTTGCATTTCGGTAGCCCTGAGCAGGATTGCATCAGGAGAAGAACGACTCAGAGCACTGAAAACTTGTACTGCTCACCTGCTGCTTGTGGCTCTTTTCTTTCTACCATTCCTGGGAACCAACGTAGCTTCAGTTTTCACCTCTATCCATCCTAATGCCAGAATCATGAACTCCACATTGACTCACACGATACCAGCTTTACTCAATCCTATTGTGTACTCTTTAAAGACAGAAGAAGTGATGAGCGCTATCAGGAAGCTTCGCAAAAGAAATA AAGCCTATCTGTTGAAGGAAATCCCGAATCCGCGgatatttgcacagagaagGTGGTCGACGATA
- the LOC114445736 gene encoding olfactory receptor 51I2-like, with translation MGPAERSSMFNATFVRPAGFYINGFTDMSHVKYFYIFLCFVYIMTVIGNVFLLVVIYLVKSLHTPKFMIVCHLAFTDLCGSTALIPKVLDTFLFDRRFIVYEACLSYMFFVMFFSSVQSGTLVTMAFDRFIAICFPLRYHSIVTKTFVAVMLLFVWLFFLSEIAFLVGLVDRLSFCGSLDVKSFYCDHGPLFRLACNDVSLNFIAVVIVVVSINLIPLILIAVTYICISVALSRIASGEERLRALKTCTAHLILVALFFLPFMGTNIAVLISSIHPNARIMNSTLTHTIPALLNPIVYSLKTEEVMNAIRKLCKRNRLMNKVRKK, from the coding sequence ATGGGTCCAGCAGAGAGATCCTCCATGTTTAATGCTACATTTGTTCGTCCCGCTGGATTCTACATCAATGGTTTTACTGACATGTCTCATGTGAAGTATTTCtatattttcttgtgttttgtctaCATCATGACTGTGATTGGgaatgtttttctgcttgtggtTATCTACCTGGTAAAGAGTCTTCATACTCCTAAATTCATGATTGTGTGTCACTTGGCTTTTACAGATCTGTGTGGCAGCACTGCTCTCATCCCAAAAGTCTtagacacatttctgtttgacaGGAGATTCATTGTCTATGAGGCTTGTTTgagttatatgttctttgttatgtttttttcaaGTGTGCAGTCAGGGACACTTGTCACTATGGCCTTTGACAGATTTATAGCAATATGTTTCCCTTTAAGGTACCATAGTATTGTGACTAAAACATTTGTTGCTGTAATGTTActgtttgtgtggttgtttttcttGAGTGAAATAGCATTTTTGGTTGGGCTTGTTGATCGCCTCTCTTTCTGTGGATCCTTAGATGTAAAAAGCTTTTACTGTGATCATGGACCACTATTTCGCCTAGCCTGTAATGATGTATCTTTAAATTTCATAGCAgtagttattgttgttgttagcaTCAACCTGATTCCTTTAATACTGATAGCTGTCACATATATTTGCATTTCGGTAGCACTGAGCAGGATTGCGTCAGGAGAGGAGCGACTCAGAGCACTGAAAACTTGTACTGCTCACCTGATTCTTGTGGCTCTTTTCTTTCTACCATTCATGGGCACCAACATAGCTGTATTGATCTCCTCTATCCATCCTAATGCCAGAATCATGAACTCCACATTGACTCACACTATACCAGCTTTACTCAATCCTATTGTGTACTCTTTAAAGACAGAAGAGGTGATGAACGCTATCAGGAAGCTTTGCAAAAGAAATAGGCTGATGAACAAAGTAAGAAAGAAGTGA